The Terriglobales bacterium genome window below encodes:
- a CDS encoding L,D-transpeptidase: protein MRGGKLMWYVVLAIFLMSMLLAKAVAQEEKNFDLIRRKVEIRRSIVVSIPDRKLALLENDRVVRIYGVAVGADGSPSPIGSFRISQRLTNPTYYHPHVVIPPGKDNPLGTRWIGLGLKGFGIHGTNAPRSIGRRASHGCIRMRRPDLEELFDKVRPGDVVEIHGERDAQVAAVFGEQPAVMAQVPAAVNAGAQ from the coding sequence ATGTGGTACGTGGTGCTGGCGATCTTCCTGATGTCGATGCTTCTGGCGAAGGCCGTAGCCCAGGAGGAAAAGAACTTCGACCTGATCCGTCGCAAGGTCGAGATACGTCGCTCGATCGTGGTCAGTATTCCCGATCGCAAGCTGGCGCTGCTGGAGAACGACCGGGTAGTGAGGATCTACGGCGTCGCGGTGGGGGCCGACGGGAGCCCCAGCCCCATCGGGAGCTTCCGCATCTCGCAGCGGCTCACCAATCCCACCTATTACCACCCCCACGTGGTCATCCCCCCGGGTAAAGACAATCCGCTGGGCACGCGCTGGATCGGGCTGGGGCTGAAGGGATTCGGGATCCACGGAACCAATGCGCCCCGCTCGATCGGGCGCCGCGCCTCGCACGGGTGCATCCGCATGCGCCGGCCGGACCTGGAGGAACTGTTCGACAAGGTCAGGCCGGGTGATGTGGTCGAGATCCACGGGGAACGGGACGCGCAGGTGGCGGCGGTGTTCGGTGAGCAGCCGGCAGTGATGGCGCAGGTGCCGGCTGCCGTCAACGCCGGCGCGCAGTAG